A genomic segment from Lignipirellula cremea encodes:
- a CDS encoding aKG-HExxH-type peptide beta-hydroxylase has translation MARLSHRHDTTWPATQDRRPGFRVFRLLWRTQNTTRAFSSNTSNGMNTMKQTVDFRFAPDARRAQQLDQEMRSELAGSIRYLRDACLGQIDFDNPALSRIADELDNGALYSAKTFSIYYDLVLAITTDQHEEAAKLFASLAKEQPLSRKLITGLDDSVGGEIYASRMMESMPEGITLASPSGQVQRQFTENFQAASQLLKAGLPELAGELEAIIHEVVCVTGGPHDRGQFHGGSHYQLWGALFLNGGLHATRLEMAEVIAHESAHSLLFGFCTQENLVRNPDEELFPSPLRSDPRPMDGIFHATFVSARMHWAMKSLVDSGLLSAEEIAAAQDAAAIDARNFRDGFCTIAAHGDLSHHGRELIENAHDYIQRAA, from the coding sequence ATGGCGCGGCTGTCGCATCGCCACGATACAACCTGGCCGGCGACCCAAGACCGCCGGCCAGGTTTTCGCGTGTTCCGTTTGCTCTGGCGCACTCAAAATACGACTCGTGCGTTCTCTTCCAATACTTCCAACGGAATGAATACGATGAAACAGACTGTCGACTTTCGTTTCGCGCCAGACGCCCGCCGCGCACAGCAACTCGACCAGGAAATGCGGTCGGAACTGGCGGGAAGTATTCGATACCTGCGCGACGCCTGCCTGGGCCAAATCGACTTCGACAATCCTGCGTTGAGTCGGATTGCAGACGAACTGGACAACGGCGCTCTCTATTCGGCCAAGACTTTTTCCATCTACTATGATTTGGTGTTGGCGATTACGACGGACCAGCACGAAGAGGCGGCGAAGTTATTTGCTTCTCTTGCCAAAGAGCAGCCGCTTTCCAGGAAGCTAATCACGGGGCTGGACGATTCGGTTGGCGGCGAGATTTACGCGTCGCGCATGATGGAGTCCATGCCCGAGGGAATCACTTTGGCGTCTCCGTCTGGGCAGGTGCAGCGACAATTCACAGAGAACTTTCAAGCGGCGTCGCAATTGCTGAAAGCGGGACTGCCGGAACTCGCTGGTGAACTCGAAGCGATTATCCACGAAGTCGTTTGTGTTACGGGCGGCCCGCACGATCGGGGCCAGTTTCATGGCGGATCTCATTACCAACTCTGGGGTGCATTGTTTTTGAATGGCGGTCTGCATGCGACTCGGTTGGAGATGGCCGAAGTGATCGCTCATGAGAGCGCCCATAGCCTGCTGTTCGGTTTTTGCACGCAAGAAAATTTGGTGCGTAATCCAGACGAAGAACTGTTTCCGTCTCCCTTGAGGAGCGACCCGCGTCCCATGGATGGAATTTTTCACGCAACATTTGTGTCCGCACGCATGCATTGGGCTATGAAAAGTCTGGTCGATTCGGGCCTGTTGTCGGCGGAAGAGATCGCCGCCGCCCAGGACGCAGCCGCCATCGACGCGCGTAACTTCCGAGACGGTTTTTGCACGATCGCGGCCCACGGAGATCTCTCTCACCATGGGCGTGAACTGATTGAGAACGCTCACGATTACATTCAAAGGGCCGCCTGA
- a CDS encoding glycosyltransferase family protein, with protein MQTPVALFVFNRPDTTERVFAQIAKARPRQLFVVGDGPRANRIGEAALVAKVQKVATSVDWPCQLATHFSPTNLGCKRRVSSGLKWLFSQVEEAIILEDDCLPHPTFFPYCETMLETYRNESQVSAVNGTNAVAASERHGDETPTGNGQYTFSKYFECWGWATWRRAWEQFDVEMADWPRFLKSNRLREMADHFDEELYWRMIFQQQYHTDFSSWAYPWQFSSWNHDRLCIMPPVNLISNIGVDERATHTTKAACDLSNFSTSPYHAIPHQNELVRDPVADLKTFHVRHLRRTGTRRIVWRIKKSVFPMRRAA; from the coding sequence ATGCAAACACCTGTCGCGCTATTTGTGTTCAATCGACCGGACACGACAGAACGAGTCTTCGCGCAGATCGCAAAAGCTCGTCCAAGGCAATTATTTGTTGTTGGCGATGGCCCGCGCGCAAATCGTATCGGCGAGGCTGCGCTAGTCGCCAAGGTGCAAAAGGTTGCGACCAGCGTCGACTGGCCGTGTCAGCTTGCTACGCATTTTTCTCCAACAAATCTGGGGTGTAAGCGACGAGTCTCCAGTGGTCTCAAATGGCTGTTCTCGCAGGTGGAGGAGGCGATTATCCTCGAAGACGATTGCCTCCCTCATCCCACATTCTTTCCGTATTGCGAGACCATGCTTGAGACGTATCGGAATGAGAGCCAGGTCAGCGCGGTGAACGGGACCAACGCTGTAGCAGCGTCCGAACGCCATGGGGATGAAACACCCACCGGAAACGGTCAGTATACTTTCTCAAAATATTTCGAATGCTGGGGATGGGCCACCTGGCGGCGCGCGTGGGAACAGTTCGACGTAGAGATGGCTGATTGGCCGCGTTTCTTGAAATCGAATCGATTGCGTGAAATGGCAGACCATTTCGACGAAGAGTTATATTGGCGGATGATTTTCCAGCAGCAGTATCACACCGACTTCAGTAGCTGGGCGTATCCTTGGCAGTTTTCGAGTTGGAATCATGATCGCCTTTGTATCATGCCGCCAGTCAATCTCATCTCCAATATTGGAGTTGACGAAAGGGCCACCCACACCACCAAAGCGGCCTGCGATCTCAGCAATTTTTCCACGAGCCCCTATCACGCGATCCCCCATCAAAACGAGCTTGTGCGGGACCCAGTCGCCGACCTGAAGACATTTCATGTGCGCCACCTCCGCCGTACCGGAACGCGGCGCATTGTTTGGCGCATTAAAAAGTCGGTATTTCCGATGAGAAGGGCCGCCTGA
- a CDS encoding Fur family transcriptional regulator: MSIDAARQLVRKAGLRATPARLLVMQCLAGSSRPLSHLEVCEQIGDRGFDPSTIYRSLTELSEAGVLARLDVDSTRRFEYLSDEAQSGEHPHFLCVDCGKMACLEGYSFRLTPRKSASAPVGEITQVLVKGHCVECK, from the coding sequence ATGTCGATCGACGCCGCACGGCAATTGGTCCGCAAGGCCGGCCTGCGGGCGACGCCAGCCCGACTGCTCGTTATGCAATGCCTGGCGGGTAGTTCCCGGCCGCTGTCGCACTTGGAAGTCTGCGAGCAGATCGGCGACCGCGGTTTTGACCCCTCGACCATTTACCGCTCGCTGACCGAACTTTCCGAAGCCGGCGTGCTGGCCCGGTTGGATGTCGACAGCACCCGTCGCTTTGAGTACCTGTCCGACGAAGCCCAGTCGGGCGAACATCCGCATTTCCTGTGTGTCGACTGCGGTAAAATGGCCTGCCTGGAAGGGTATTCTTTCCGTCTCACGCCGCGTAAATCGGCCTCGGCCCCGGTCGGCGAGATCACACAGGTGCTTGTGAAAGGGCACTGCGTCGAGTGCAAGTAG